One window of the Nitratidesulfovibrio sp. genome contains the following:
- a CDS encoding LuxR C-terminal-related transcriptional regulator encodes MPFPTDRQPLRSAVLLLRGGVGLGVSIACVWYLMRAGLLRAHLPQVLTLPESSGEWVMPMAIATMLACARCVALLPHATRLSRVHDAALAAMLLPLLGLVPGLGPHGAGIDVLTGTLAVAGAVLLFHGWGVRLAALSGLDAALCFAVATFVAESVLAVSISGLGGAATWLALGAGLPMLSRLLLGNITLPKADDERDPAPLRPLPATLLATLFLASAACGLFYQLLDQLPPESDATVMASSAVFCGVALCAAILLRIVPSLAPRHLFRLALPLLGLGFATLMLLGQRMPRVPMFIQLSGSALLDVFMYSSLLHSAGLHAGRNRARIMALYWALLFGSQWAGSLLFLVLGLLLPPDIAHIQVLSLAAVCAIISIMLVVRPDPATYMGWRLPGHVPDDGADEPICAVDDTECDDDAALRTILADLSDLPGSPNPPDPAAPAPDPLPDTTPCPAPGEAPEPRPLMPGGATPSMAAAIGQHASLEQDASPGQDSSTGRAEPAIPTTPAAQATPPPRAATSAWRSPAPVGADGAELPVPANFSLHDVRTTDMKDISDTPHPPHAPLVLRHAHPADSTAAITPAPYPAMPSSSDAAPSAPQAAPKNSPDVAPAPSLHPTLFGEAAPRTYPSAPPAACLADSLRRMGLTRQQVAVTLLLADRHSGPEICDRLNISYNTLKTHVRNIYRQLGVANQQELRNAVTLFDPARPTA; translated from the coding sequence ATGCCATTTCCAACGGATCGTCAGCCATTGCGCTCCGCCGTCTTGCTGCTGCGCGGCGGCGTGGGGCTGGGTGTTTCCATTGCCTGCGTATGGTATCTCATGCGGGCGGGCCTGCTGCGCGCGCACCTTCCGCAGGTACTGACCCTGCCGGAAAGCTCTGGCGAATGGGTTATGCCCATGGCCATCGCCACCATGCTGGCGTGTGCCCGCTGCGTGGCGCTGCTGCCCCACGCCACGCGTCTTTCGCGCGTGCACGACGCAGCACTGGCGGCCATGCTGCTTCCGCTGCTGGGGCTGGTGCCGGGGCTCGGCCCACACGGCGCGGGCATTGACGTGCTTACCGGCACCCTGGCGGTGGCGGGTGCCGTCCTGCTCTTCCACGGCTGGGGCGTGCGACTGGCGGCCCTGTCCGGCCTGGATGCCGCACTCTGCTTCGCCGTGGCCACCTTTGTGGCGGAATCGGTACTGGCCGTGTCCATTTCCGGCCTTGGCGGCGCGGCCACCTGGCTGGCCCTTGGCGCGGGGCTGCCCATGCTTTCCCGGTTGCTGCTCGGCAACATCACCCTGCCGAAGGCCGACGACGAAAGGGATCCCGCCCCCCTGCGCCCCCTGCCCGCCACGCTGCTGGCGACGCTGTTCCTGGCCAGCGCGGCCTGCGGCCTGTTCTACCAGTTGCTGGACCAGTTGCCCCCGGAAAGCGACGCCACGGTCATGGCCTCCAGCGCGGTGTTCTGCGGGGTGGCCCTGTGCGCGGCCATCCTGCTGCGCATCGTTCCTTCCCTGGCTCCCCGCCACCTGTTCCGGCTGGCGCTGCCACTGCTGGGACTGGGCTTTGCCACGCTGATGCTGCTGGGCCAGCGCATGCCGCGCGTGCCCATGTTCATCCAGCTTTCGGGCAGCGCCCTGCTGGACGTATTCATGTATTCCTCGCTGCTGCACAGCGCGGGCCTGCACGCCGGACGCAACCGCGCGCGCATCATGGCCCTGTACTGGGCGCTGCTGTTCGGCTCGCAGTGGGCGGGCAGCCTGCTATTCCTGGTGCTTGGCCTGCTGCTGCCGCCGGACATCGCCCACATCCAGGTGCTTTCGCTGGCGGCGGTGTGCGCCATCATTTCCATCATGCTGGTGGTACGGCCCGACCCGGCCACCTACATGGGCTGGCGGCTGCCCGGCCATGTACCCGACGATGGCGCGGACGAGCCGATCTGCGCGGTGGACGACACCGAATGTGACGACGATGCCGCCTTGCGGACCATCCTGGCCGACCTGTCCGATCTGCCCGGTTCTCCAAACCCACCAGACCCGGCAGCCCCGGCGCCTGACCCGTTGCCGGATACGACTCCGTGCCCGGCACCTGGCGAGGCACCAGAACCGAGGCCGCTCATGCCGGGCGGTGCGACCCCGTCCATGGCCGCAGCAATCGGGCAGCACGCATCCCTCGAACAAGACGCATCACCTGGTCAGGACTCCTCGACAGGGCGTGCCGAGCCTGCCATCCCAACCACCCCGGCTGCCCAGGCAACCCCGCCGCCACGGGCAGCCACCAGCGCCTGGCGCTCTCCCGCTCCGGTGGGGGCCGACGGTGCGGAACTGCCGGTACCCGCGAACTTCAGCCTGCATGACGTGAGGACCACCGACATGAAGGACATATCGGACACGCCGCACCCGCCACATGCGCCACTTGTGTTACGCCACGCGCACCCTGCGGATTCCACCGCCGCGATCACTCCGGCGCCTTACCCCGCCATGCCGTCATCGTCCGACGCTGCCCCGTCCGCCCCCCAGGCAGCTCCGAAAAACAGCCCTGACGTGGCCCCCGCACCGTCACTCCACCCCACCTTGTTCGGCGAAGCGGCCCCGCGCACCTATCCTTCGGCACCGCCCGCCGCCTGCCTGGCCGATTCGCTGCGCCGCATGGGCCTTACCCGGCAGCAGGTGGCCGTCACCCTGTTGCTGGCGGACCGCCACAGTGGCCCGGAAATCTGCGACAGGCTGAACATTTCGTACAACACCCTGAAGACGCACGTGCGCAATATTTACCGGCAACTCGGCGTGGCCAACCAGCAGGAACTGCGCAACGCGGTCACCCTGTTCGACCCGGCCCGCCCGACCGCCTGA
- a CDS encoding Hpt domain-containing protein has translation MPKAKGGGTTPSPNRQAHRDQVHADAAALAADTGYPLVLVLDARPAVRKALASQVTLLLPGARAHAGHPGEAPDALAMSVMSGAPGMSGALAMPVPSGRLVVRFAGADTAVLPGWEDVPVAELRPRAVDGEYVPATAPHRNAATAASAAASGSADPADPADLTDLTDLADLTDLADLADLADVALALARCGQLRRVAEPDVPSGQRLSGTALVSAMPKVLHPLLPGVWRTAEALIAQAGDALHAEDMALLARVAHTVRGMAANYAMSEWAACAAALECSARSADVAAASDALAWLRAALSALSALPGLSGLSGPSGVSGLSGVSGESGGDTGG, from the coding sequence ATGCCCAAGGCCAAGGGGGGCGGCACCACGCCGTCCCCGAATCGACAGGCGCACCGGGATCAGGTGCATGCCGATGCGGCAGCGCTCGCTGCGGACACGGGGTACCCCCTCGTGCTGGTGCTTGACGCGCGCCCTGCCGTGCGCAAGGCCCTGGCGTCCCAGGTGACCCTGCTGCTGCCGGGGGCGCGTGCGCATGCCGGACACCCAGGTGAGGCGCCCGACGCGCTCGCCATGTCTGTCATGTCCGGCGCGCCCGGCATGTCCGGCGCGCTCGCCATGCCCGTACCGTCCGGGCGTCTGGTTGTCCGGTTTGCCGGGGCGGACACCGCCGTGCTTCCCGGCTGGGAGGATGTCCCGGTGGCGGAGCTGCGGCCCCGCGCCGTGGACGGGGAATATGTTCCGGCGACCGCCCCGCATCGCAACGCCGCAACTGCTGCTTCTGCCGCCGCATCCGGATCTGCGGACCCGGCGGACCCGGCGGACCTTACGGACCTTACGGACCTTGCGGACCTCACGGACTTGGCGGACCTTGCGGACCTGGCAGACGTGGCGCTGGCGCTGGCCCGTTGCGGTCAGTTGCGCCGGGTGGCCGAGCCCGATGTGCCTTCCGGCCAGCGGCTTTCCGGGACGGCACTTGTTTCGGCCATGCCGAAGGTACTGCATCCGCTGCTGCCCGGCGTGTGGCGCACGGCAGAGGCGCTGATCGCTCAGGCGGGCGATGCGCTGCATGCGGAAGACATGGCGCTGCTGGCCCGCGTGGCGCACACCGTGCGCGGCATGGCGGCGAACTACGCCATGTCGGAATGGGCCGCCTGCGCGGCGGCGCTGGAATGTTCCGCCCGGTCCGCCGACGTTGCCGCCGCATCCGATGCCCTTGCGTGGCTGCGAGCGGCCCTGTCTGCCCTGTCTGCCTTGCCTGGCCTGTCAGGCCTGTCTGGTCCGTCAGGCGTGTCTGGCCTGTCTGGCGTATCAGGCGAGTCTGGCGGCGACACGGGGGGCTGA
- a CDS encoding response regulator transcription factor gives MSKTVVLVEDLDIVREGLKALLGAYPAFTIVGEAPDGIQALKIVEKHMPDIVLMDLTLPLMDGTEAIREIKRRCERTKVLALTAHKKDSLIYRTLSAGADGYVLKNVSSDILVQAMETVLSGRRYISPEISELLIEDFLRHGRRESGSLLDLLSDREKQVLKLVAEGHGNKMIADKLCISHKTVEKHKANLKRKLGADSTAELVSFAIEHGLTVTP, from the coding sequence ATGTCGAAAACCGTTGTGCTCGTCGAAGACCTTGATATCGTCCGTGAAGGGCTGAAGGCCCTGCTCGGGGCATATCCCGCGTTCACCATCGTGGGAGAGGCCCCGGACGGCATCCAGGCCCTGAAAATCGTTGAAAAGCACATGCCGGATATAGTGCTCATGGACCTGACGCTGCCGCTCATGGACGGCACGGAAGCCATCCGCGAAATCAAGCGGCGCTGCGAGCGCACCAAGGTGCTGGCGCTGACCGCCCACAAGAAGGACAGCCTGATCTACCGCACCCTCAGCGCGGGGGCCGACGGCTACGTGCTGAAAAACGTCTCCAGCGACATCCTGGTGCAGGCCATGGAAACGGTGCTTTCCGGGCGCCGGTACATCAGCCCCGAAATTTCCGAACTGCTGATCGAGGACTTTCTGCGCCACGGCCGCCGCGAAAGCGGGTCGCTGCTGGACCTTCTGAGCGACCGCGAAAAGCAGGTCCTGAAGCTGGTGGCCGAAGGCCACGGCAACAAAATGATCGCCGACAAGCTGTGCATCAGCCACAAGACCGTGGAAAAGCACAAGGCCAACCTGAAGCGCAAGCTGGGTGCCGACAGCACGGCGGAACTGGTCAGCTTCGCCATCGAGCATGGGCTGACCGTCACCCCCTAG
- a CDS encoding ABC transporter ATP-binding protein, whose amino-acid sequence MTDDTRTSRMATGAERLLDVCDLSVEFPGRPDTEGAPGAPLRAVAGLSFSIEPGRTLCLVGESGCGKSMTALALLRLVPEPGRIAAGSVQLEGRELLALPEQDMRGVRGRSISMIFQEPMTSLNPVFRVGEQIAEGLRLHLGLSRSDAAARAVDLLRQVGIPSPELRARDFPHQMSGGMRQRVMIAMALACDPRLLIADEPTTALDVTIQRQILRLMHDLAAHRGASVLLITHDLGVVAETADHVAVMYAGRIMEHATVDDFFARPLHPYAQGLMRSVPQAVSGPRAERLSAIPGTVPPLWALPSGCTFRDRCPHAFARCAEQEPPLLAMPSQTNGDDAARSHDVRCWLHAPAK is encoded by the coding sequence ATGACCGACGACACCAGAACATCCCGGATGGCGACCGGCGCGGAACGCCTGCTGGACGTGTGCGACCTGAGCGTGGAATTTCCGGGGCGGCCCGACACCGAGGGCGCACCGGGCGCCCCCCTGCGCGCCGTGGCGGGGCTATCCTTTTCCATAGAACCGGGGCGCACCCTGTGCCTGGTGGGCGAATCCGGCTGCGGCAAGAGCATGACCGCGCTGGCCCTGCTGCGCCTGGTGCCCGAGCCGGGGCGCATTGCCGCCGGGTCGGTGCAATTGGAAGGGCGGGAACTGCTGGCCCTGCCGGAGCAGGACATGCGCGGGGTGCGCGGGCGCAGCATCTCGATGATCTTTCAGGAACCCATGACCTCGCTGAACCCGGTGTTCCGGGTGGGCGAGCAGATAGCCGAGGGGCTGCGGCTGCACCTTGGCCTTTCCCGGTCCGATGCCGCCGCCCGCGCCGTGGACCTGTTGCGGCAGGTGGGCATTCCCTCGCCGGAACTGCGTGCCCGCGACTTTCCGCACCAGATGAGCGGGGGCATGCGCCAGCGGGTGATGATCGCCATGGCGCTGGCCTGCGACCCGCGCCTGCTGATCGCCGACGAACCCACCACCGCACTGGACGTGACCATCCAGCGCCAGATACTGCGCCTGATGCACGACCTTGCGGCCCACCGGGGGGCATCCGTGCTGCTGATCACCCACGACCTGGGGGTGGTGGCGGAAACCGCGGACCATGTGGCCGTGATGTACGCCGGGCGGATCATGGAGCATGCGACGGTGGACGACTTTTTCGCCCGGCCGCTGCACCCCTATGCCCAAGGGTTGATGCGCTCGGTGCCGCAGGCCGTTTCCGGCCCGCGCGCCGAGCGGCTTTCGGCCATTCCGGGCACGGTGCCGCCGCTGTGGGCGCTGCCCTCCGGCTGCACCTTCCGCGACCGTTGCCCGCACGCCTTCGCCCGCTGCGCCGAACAGGAACCGCCCCTGCTCGCCATGCCGTCGCAGACGAACGGTGACGACGCGGCGCGCTCGCACGACGTGCGCTGCTGGCTGCATGCCCCCGCGAAATGA
- a CDS encoding M20/M25/M40 family metallo-hydrolase has protein sequence MSHSIYADAAAPDTPNAPDTPDGPSGTGLTDTFARFAEQTRACLPTGLDEVTTSDIADMVALTARLMAIRSTASRPAEVTRCADVIAAWLADNGIPCTRMEHEGVPSLLAGNPSHAAPLALLVHFDVVDGADDMFTPRLDAATGVLHGRGAIDDKYAVALALVLCRRCLRELAARGLGPQALPLVLVITGDEETGGRNGAFRVLPHIRADFCVALDGGAPGSVIIKEKGVIDLVLTARGKSAHGARPWLGENAVDALVRDYEALKPLFPGLYPGLAGLPDMADGADLADMPNMPDRAKTGTPTHPALPRQADDHWHRTLNLGLLHAGTAVNQVPGEAVAHLDVRYTENDDPHQLVADMRAAVRGDLSVSRMEPLFVTGDTPWLGRLLRHAPGTATGCAHGASDARFLTDLSMAGVVWGAEGETSQHTDREHLLVASLVPVYRALLALAREAANG, from the coding sequence ATGTCCCATTCCATATATGCCGATGCCGCCGCGCCCGACACACCAAACGCGCCCGACACGCCAGACGGCCCTTCGGGCACCGGGCTCACGGACACCTTCGCCCGTTTCGCGGAACAGACCCGCGCCTGCCTGCCAACGGGACTGGACGAAGTCACCACCTCGGACATCGCCGACATGGTGGCGCTGACAGCCCGGCTCATGGCCATCCGCTCCACGGCATCGCGCCCGGCGGAGGTAACCCGCTGCGCGGATGTCATCGCCGCCTGGCTGGCCGACAACGGCATTCCCTGCACCCGCATGGAGCACGAGGGCGTACCCTCGCTGCTGGCGGGCAACCCCAGCCACGCCGCGCCGCTGGCCCTGCTGGTGCATTTCGACGTGGTGGACGGCGCGGACGACATGTTCACTCCCCGCCTTGACGCGGCCACCGGCGTGCTGCACGGACGCGGCGCCATCGACGACAAGTACGCCGTGGCCCTGGCCCTGGTGCTGTGCCGCCGCTGCCTGCGCGAACTTGCCGCGCGCGGCCTGGGGCCGCAGGCCCTGCCCCTGGTGCTGGTAATCACCGGCGACGAGGAAACCGGCGGCCGCAACGGCGCCTTCCGCGTGCTGCCGCACATCCGCGCCGACTTCTGCGTGGCGCTGGACGGCGGCGCGCCGGGCTCGGTCATCATCAAGGAAAAGGGCGTCATCGACCTTGTACTCACGGCGCGGGGCAAAAGCGCCCACGGCGCCCGGCCCTGGCTGGGCGAGAACGCCGTGGACGCGCTGGTGCGCGACTACGAGGCACTGAAGCCCCTTTTCCCCGGCCTGTACCCAGGTCTGGCCGGGCTGCCGGATATGGCGGACGGGGCCGATCTGGCGGATATGCCGAATATGCCGGACAGGGCGAAAACCGGCACACCGACGCACCCCGCCCTCCCTCGGCAAGCTGACGACCACTGGCACCGCACCCTGAACCTGGGCCTGCTGCATGCGGGCACGGCGGTGAACCAGGTGCCCGGCGAAGCCGTGGCCCATCTGGACGTGCGCTACACGGAGAACGACGATCCCCACCAGTTGGTGGCCGACATGCGCGCCGCCGTGCGGGGGGACCTGTCCGTGAGCCGCATGGAGCCACTGTTCGTCACCGGCGACACCCCGTGGCTGGGCAGGCTGTTGCGCCACGCCCCCGGCACGGCCACCGGCTGCGCCCACGGGGCCAGCGACGCCCGGTTCCTGACCGATCTTTCCATGGCCGGGGTGGTCTGGGGCGCGGAAGGTGAAACCAGCCAGCATACCGACCGCGAACACCTGCTGGTCGCCAGCCTGGTGCCGGTATACCGGGCCCTGCTGGCCCTTGCGCGCGAGGCGGCCAACGGATAG
- a CDS encoding FeoA family protein, with protein sequence MPCCKLSDVPAGCRVRVRRLCENQGERGRLCALGITPGTELEVCSQGGACCVRVRDASLVLGDTLACDVYCEPVHSGQLLRD encoded by the coding sequence ATGCCTTGTTGCAAGTTGAGTGATGTCCCCGCCGGATGCCGGGTTCGGGTGCGTCGTCTCTGCGAGAATCAGGGCGAGCGGGGAAGGCTGTGCGCGCTGGGCATAACGCCCGGTACGGAGTTGGAAGTCTGCTCGCAAGGGGGCGCATGCTGCGTCCGGGTGCGCGATGCCTCCTTGGTGCTGGGCGACACCCTGGCCTGTGATGTCTACTGCGAACCGGTGCATTCCGGCCAGTTGCTTCGGGACTGA
- a CDS encoding FeoA family protein has product MGKTIPLRQLAVGQRARITTVGAHGELGRRIRDMGLIPGAEIEVVGRAPLMDPVALRLKGFTLSLRNNEADFIAVEIDAKPRPQE; this is encoded by the coding sequence ATGGGCAAAACCATTCCCCTGCGGCAACTGGCCGTGGGCCAGCGGGCGCGCATCACCACGGTGGGTGCGCACGGTGAACTTGGGCGGCGTATCCGCGACATGGGGCTGATCCCCGGTGCGGAAATAGAAGTCGTGGGGCGCGCGCCCCTGATGGATCCGGTGGCCTTGCGCCTGAAGGGGTTCACCCTCTCGTTGCGCAACAACGAGGCCGATTTCATCGCCGTCGAGATCGACGCCAAGCCCCGTCCGCAGGAGTAG
- the feoB gene encoding ferrous iron transport protein B: MSANVIVALAGNPNSGKTTAFNEYTGSRQHVGNYPGITVEKKEGIARVDGREVRVVDLPGTYSLTAYTQEEVVARRVLVEDRPDVVIDVINSGALERNLYLAVQLMELGIPVALGLNMIDEARKQGLRIDAARLSQLLDLPVVETVARTGEGLKDLMSAAVAHGDAKRGTPWKPLEISYGPDLDPVLARMVERIEAARFLTDKYPSRWVALKYLESDDDIRALGRAAGPLAAELEAMAAEVSRHLEATLNSYPEAVIADYRYGYISGVLRQGVLTRHDELSQRLAASDRMDRVLTHRLLGPVIMLAVLYGIYEITFAIGEYPMGWVEAFFGWMNETASAALPEGLLKSLVVSGIIDGVGGVMGFVPLIMLMFMMIAFLEDSGYMARVAYMLDRVFRLFGLHGCSVMPFIVSGGIAGGCAVPGVMAARTLRSPRERLATILTAPFMTCGAKLPVFILFVGVFFAEQEAQAMFALTMLGWAMALIVSRILRSTVIKGESTPFVMELPPYRLPTLRGILIHTWERTWQYIKKAGTVILAISILLWAAMTFPQLPEDRTAAFEEQRAAITAQKEAAEAAGEKAAEAETADADKNASGEAVAEAPAAAGDEAGEAAAEGEEEDPFEAQLAAIDAEEAAAGLEYSIAGRMGIALESVTKVAGFDWRTNIALVGGFAAKEVIVSTLGTAYSLGEVDAEDASSLAEQIKADPHWTPAVAAALMVFVLLYAPCFVTVVAIKQESGSWGWAIFSTVFSTVLAFGLAVVVYQIGTAMLAGG; this comes from the coding sequence ATGTCTGCCAACGTCATCGTCGCCCTTGCGGGCAACCCCAACTCCGGCAAGACCACCGCGTTCAACGAGTATACCGGCTCGCGCCAGCACGTGGGCAACTACCCCGGCATCACGGTGGAAAAGAAGGAAGGCATCGCCCGTGTGGACGGCCGCGAAGTGCGCGTGGTGGACCTGCCCGGCACCTATTCGCTCACCGCCTACACCCAGGAAGAAGTGGTGGCCCGCCGCGTGCTGGTGGAAGACCGCCCCGACGTGGTCATCGACGTCATCAACTCGGGTGCGCTGGAGCGCAACCTGTACCTGGCCGTGCAGCTCATGGAACTGGGCATTCCCGTTGCGCTCGGCCTGAACATGATCGACGAGGCCCGCAAGCAGGGCCTGCGCATCGACGCCGCCCGCCTGTCGCAACTGCTGGACCTGCCCGTGGTGGAAACCGTGGCCCGCACCGGCGAAGGGCTGAAGGATCTGATGTCCGCCGCCGTAGCCCATGGCGACGCCAAGCGCGGCACCCCCTGGAAGCCGCTGGAAATCTCCTACGGTCCCGACCTCGACCCGGTGCTGGCCCGCATGGTCGAGCGCATCGAGGCCGCCCGGTTCCTTACCGACAAGTACCCGTCCCGCTGGGTGGCCCTGAAGTACCTGGAAAGCGACGATGACATCCGCGCCCTGGGCCGCGCCGCCGGTCCGCTGGCGGCGGAGTTGGAAGCCATGGCCGCAGAGGTGTCCCGCCATTTGGAAGCCACCCTGAACAGCTACCCCGAAGCCGTCATCGCCGACTACCGCTACGGCTACATTTCCGGCGTGCTGCGCCAGGGCGTGCTGACCCGCCACGACGAGCTTTCGCAGCGCCTTGCCGCCTCCGACCGCATGGACCGAGTGCTCACCCACCGCCTGCTCGGCCCGGTGATCATGCTGGCCGTGCTGTACGGCATCTACGAAATCACCTTCGCCATCGGCGAATACCCCATGGGCTGGGTGGAAGCCTTCTTCGGCTGGATGAACGAGACGGCATCCGCCGCGCTGCCCGAAGGCCTGCTGAAGTCGCTGGTGGTTTCCGGCATCATCGACGGCGTGGGCGGGGTCATGGGCTTCGTGCCGCTGATCATGCTCATGTTCATGATGATCGCCTTCCTTGAAGACTCCGGCTACATGGCCCGCGTGGCCTACATGCTGGACCGGGTGTTCCGCCTGTTCGGCCTGCACGGCTGCTCGGTGATGCCGTTCATCGTGTCCGGCGGCATCGCGGGCGGCTGCGCCGTGCCCGGCGTCATGGCCGCGCGCACCCTGCGCAGCCCGCGCGAGCGGCTGGCCACCATCCTTACCGCACCGTTCATGACCTGCGGCGCCAAGCTGCCGGTGTTCATCCTGTTCGTGGGCGTGTTCTTCGCCGAGCAGGAGGCACAGGCCATGTTCGCCCTTACCATGCTGGGCTGGGCCATGGCGCTCATCGTCTCGCGCATCCTGCGCTCCACGGTGATCAAGGGCGAATCCACGCCCTTCGTCATGGAACTGCCCCCCTACCGCCTGCCCACCCTGCGCGGCATCCTCATCCACACCTGGGAACGCACCTGGCAGTACATCAAGAAGGCCGGTACCGTCATTCTGGCCATCTCCATCCTGCTGTGGGCGGCCATGACCTTCCCGCAACTGCCGGAAGACCGTACCGCCGCGTTCGAGGAACAACGCGCCGCCATTACCGCCCAGAAGGAAGCGGCCGAAGCCGCCGGTGAAAAGGCCGCCGAGGCGGAAACCGCCGATGCCGACAAGAATGCCTCTGGCGAGGCCGTGGCAGAGGCGCCCGCCGCCGCTGGCGACGAAGCCGGTGAAGCCGCCGCCGAAGGCGAGGAAGAGGATCCGTTCGAGGCCCAGCTTGCCGCCATCGACGCCGAGGAAGCAGCCGCCGGTCTGGAATACTCCATTGCGGGCCGCATGGGCATTGCCCTGGAATCGGTGACCAAGGTCGCCGGGTTCGACTGGCGTACCAACATCGCTCTGGTGGGCGGCTTCGCGGCCAAGGAAGTCATCGTCTCCACCCTCGGCACGGCCTATTCGCTGGGCGAGGTGGACGCCGAGGACGCCTCGTCGCTGGCCGAACAGATCAAGGCCGACCCGCACTGGACCCCCGCAGTGGCCGCCGCGCTGATGGTCTTCGTGCTGCTGTACGCCCCCTGCTTCGTCACCGTGGTGGCCATCAAGCAGGAATCGGGCTCGTGGGGCTGGGCCATCTTCAGCACGGTGTTCAGCACTGTTCTGGCCTTCGGCCTCGCTGTGGTCGTCTACCAGATCGGCACCGCCATGCTGGCGGGGGGCTAA
- a CDS encoding GGDEF domain-containing protein, translating to MRRGRTIKAQLRLYSLLLILLPLALSLAAFYGVLRTDGLRRAQCEMQAELRHHRFDVERWLGYRLADVVHVSRTDAVRTVDLSAMKRDFHAFLDAHGDFRSLVYVDAEGRTAVDMDAPVGVDLSDREYFLRARQGQPFISRVLVGRTSGKAIVIFSSPVLNPQGEFAGLIFGVVRIDALLDMVSSLRRTPVDPSFLVDAATSVPLLAPDDAQPIPVPALDVPIDGPAIYRNRDGAEVLGAGLPLKNGEWLLVQERAVSDVLGDMHRLLLLLLAVSGLTIAALTPFLLRLARRVTNPIERISALSERIMAGEYGTCCPGPDVADMPPELERLSRNYHRMAERIGAHVGELERLSGTDDLTGLANRRLLADTGARIVSICRRAGQPCACLMLDLDHFKHINDVHGHATGDEVLRRLAAAIMATVRSSDFAVRMGGEEFAIIAPNTDAPHAMALAERLRRNAERIELHQAGLLVPVTISVGVAGMTATPRYGAGPLEDLLARADHALYRAKQAGRNRVVLWDDADHAVGEASAASDGGEMPQKGARLLGPLGGS from the coding sequence ATGCGGCGCGGCCGTACCATCAAGGCGCAACTCAGGCTCTATTCACTGTTGCTCATCCTGCTGCCGTTGGCCCTGTCGCTGGCGGCGTTCTACGGCGTATTGCGTACGGATGGGCTGCGCAGGGCCCAATGCGAGATGCAGGCGGAACTGCGCCACCATCGCTTCGACGTGGAACGCTGGCTGGGCTACCGACTGGCCGACGTGGTGCACGTGTCGCGGACCGACGCGGTGCGTACCGTGGACCTGTCTGCCATGAAGCGGGATTTCCATGCCTTTCTCGACGCGCATGGCGATTTCCGCTCTCTGGTCTATGTGGATGCCGAAGGGCGCACCGCAGTGGACATGGACGCGCCTGTCGGCGTGGACCTTTCCGACCGCGAATATTTCCTGCGGGCGCGGCAGGGGCAGCCGTTCATCTCGCGGGTGCTGGTGGGGCGCACCTCGGGGAAGGCCATCGTGATCTTTTCGTCACCGGTGCTGAACCCGCAGGGCGAATTCGCGGGGCTCATCTTCGGCGTGGTGCGCATCGATGCGCTGCTCGACATGGTCAGCAGCCTGCGGCGCACCCCGGTGGATCCGTCCTTTCTGGTCGACGCGGCCACCAGCGTACCCCTGCTGGCCCCGGACGACGCACAGCCCATCCCGGTACCCGCACTCGATGTGCCCATCGACGGCCCGGCCATCTACCGCAACCGCGACGGTGCCGAGGTGCTGGGGGCGGGGCTGCCGCTCAAGAACGGCGAATGGCTGCTGGTGCAGGAACGCGCCGTGTCCGACGTGCTGGGCGACATGCATCGGTTGCTGCTGCTCCTGCTGGCGGTGTCGGGGCTGACCATTGCCGCGCTCACCCCCTTTCTGCTGCGTCTCGCCCGGCGCGTCACCAACCCCATCGAACGCATTTCGGCCCTGTCCGAACGGATCATGGCCGGTGAATACGGCACTTGCTGTCCCGGCCCCGACGTCGCGGACATGCCCCCGGAGCTGGAGCGTTTGTCCCGCAATTACCATCGCATGGCCGAGCGCATCGGCGCCCACGTGGGTGAGCTTGAGCGCCTGTCCGGTACCGACGACCTGACCGGATTGGCCAACCGCCGCCTGCTGGCGGACACGGGGGCGCGCATCGTCAGCATCTGCCGCCGGGCCGGGCAGCCGTGCGCCTGCCTGATGCTGGACCTGGACCACTTCAAGCATATCAACGACGTGCACGGGCACGCCACCGGAGACGAGGTCCTGCGCAGGCTGGCCGCCGCCATCATGGCCACGGTGCGCTCGTCCGACTTCGCGGTGCGCATGGGTGGCGAGGAATTCGCCATCATCGCCCCCAATACCGACGCCCCCCACGCCATGGCCCTGGCGGAGCGCCTGCGCCGCAACGCGGAACGCATCGAACTGCATCAGGCGGGGCTGCTCGTGCCCGTGACCATCAGCGTGGGGGTGGCGGGCATGACCGCCACGCCGCGCTACGGTGCCGGACCGCTGGAAGACCTGCTGGCCAGGGCCGACCATGCGCTGTACCGGGCCAAGCAGGCGGGGCGCAACCGGGTGGTGCTGTGGGATGATGCCGACCACGCCGTGGGGGAGGCTTCGGCCGCCTCCGATGGTGGGGAGATGCCGCAAAAGGGCGCACGACTGCTTGGGCCGCTGGGCGGTTCCTGA